The following nucleotide sequence is from Selenomonadales bacterium.
CGGACGATGCAGTCAATATCGCTCTGAACTACGGCTATGCGGTACTGCGTGCTATGCTTGCCAGAAGCATCGTTGCCAAAAGACTTCTGCCTACGATCGGAATCAAGCATCGCAATCCGTACAACCATTTCAACCTGACAGACGACTTTATTGAACCGTATCGACCTATCGTCGATCAGTGGGTATGGCATAATATCCATGTACCGCAAGAACTGTTTACCAGAGATAAACGTATCGGCTTACTGGAAGAACTGAGTGGAAAAATCTACTATGATAATAAAAAATACGGCATCGCACAATCTATGAATCTCTATGTGGATAATATCATTCACTATATGGAAACGGGAGATGAAACGATGATAAAAATACCCGAAACGCAAGTCATGCTCAATGAGTGACTACCGTATCATGCGTATCTTGCTCTTTTTCGATCTCCCGTTTGATGATGCCGTTGCCGTAAAACGATACACCAGATTCCGTAAGCTCTTGATCCAATCGAGATACCAGATGCTCCAATACTCCGTATATTGTAAAATATGTCCTAACAAAGACACCGTAAAATGGCATCTGGACTATCTAAAAAAAACATCTGCCGCAAGACGGCTCTGTCATGGTGCTGACCATAACGGAAAAACAATATCAATCGATACAGCACCTTGTGGGAAGCAAAACCGAACTGGATAAAAAAACGACCGACTCAAGACTACTGCTGTTCTAAGGAGAAGGACTATGGACGGAACACTTTTTCTCGAAGGATATAAGCTGAAACATCGCATCACGCTCAATCTGCAAAAACATACCATACTGTTATCTCATACTGATATGTTCACACCGACCATCTTATTCGATATGATCGAACGATATTTCAACAAGCAAAACTTTTCTGATACATATCAAAAAAGTGTTCATATCAGGTTAAATGAGAAAAAACTGTCACCGACCGACTTTCAAGTGTGGCGGATACGTCCTAACGTAAATGTAGAAGAAGAAATCAAAATCGCGAAAAAAACACTGCTCGGACAATATCTGGAACAACTGTATCGTGATAAACAGAACGTGTTTGAGCGTATCGGACATAGTGTGGAAAAAGAATTACTCAATGAACTGAATGTAATGCTCAAGCGATACGATATGCGGCTAGAATGTGATGAACAGAATATCTACACCTTTGCCAAAATGTTGTCCCTCGGAACGTATATGGCAGAAGAAGAGGTGCTTCCGAGTGAATATAGTCAGTATCAAGCGAAACAGTTCTTACT
It contains:
- the cas1 gene encoding type II CRISPR-associated endonuclease Cas1; protein product: MYITVQLLCKLSQNNVCVIICEKNGLPEVVMSPITGNFSAFRQQELQLNLSAERKARLWQRLIEGKIQNQINVVHACIPKAQGLMHLQTFCQDVEPNDSTNREGLAAKVYFRALFGTDFLRERESDDAVNIALNYGYAVLRAMLARSIVAKRLLPTIGIKHRNPYNHFNLTDDFIEPYRPIVDQWVWHNIHVPQELFTRDKRIGLLEELSGKIYYDNKKYGIAQSMNLYVDNIIHYMETGDETMIKIPETQVMLNE
- the cas2 gene encoding CRISPR-associated endonuclease Cas2; its protein translation is MSDYRIMRILLFFDLPFDDAVAVKRYTRFRKLLIQSRYQMLQYSVYCKICPNKDTVKWHLDYLKKTSAARRLCHGADHNGKTISIDTAPCGKQNRTG